In Nocardia asteroides, a single genomic region encodes these proteins:
- a CDS encoding PQQ-binding-like beta-propeller repeat protein, producing MRSGGARSASRWAAPAPRPRSGAATLPAAPGARRATALAAAALACLALTACGTDVDDITQGPGFGWTAAHNDGRNSGTTAVEGSRQLGPAWQRPLGGPVAAPVTVGSQGQMFVTTRTANCAIYSFQMSGRKRFCNQLGPNAIAAPTLLDSANNVYVGDDSGVNSDNFLGQPRWRTPVAGVPVTMQFTGDGHVLSITQTGQVDVLERQTGKRMVPTAQLLGEPDFLRAPDLTWPAAGQGLDDCATGGPRCAVSTQAAVDGASGRIYATVWEPGRPAAALVALRYTGDRIERLWSAELLTDGAAAGPTVSADGGTVYVGDNSGRLLALDTADGRTRWAHELGWAPRGGLSVDADGLLVPAGDDGYLLALRDTGDAVETVWERKDLALRGTPVQTAGGTGYTVAAIGDGLTLITFDTETGATVDSDVLTDAQGTTTGTAVGPKGEVVTATRIGELFVFTPVSQG from the coding sequence GTGCGAAGCGGCGGTGCACGTTCGGCGTCCCGGTGGGCGGCTCCCGCTCCGCGCCCGCGTTCGGGCGCAGCCACGCTACCCGCGGCTCCCGGCGCCCGCCGCGCGACGGCGCTCGCCGCCGCGGCGCTGGCCTGCCTCGCGCTCACCGCCTGCGGCACCGACGTCGACGACATCACGCAGGGCCCCGGCTTCGGCTGGACGGCCGCGCACAACGACGGCCGCAACAGCGGCACCACCGCGGTCGAGGGCTCGCGCCAGCTCGGCCCGGCCTGGCAGCGCCCGCTCGGCGGGCCGGTGGCCGCGCCGGTGACGGTGGGGTCGCAGGGGCAGATGTTCGTCACCACCCGGACCGCCAACTGCGCGATCTACTCGTTCCAGATGAGCGGCCGCAAGCGCTTCTGCAACCAGCTCGGCCCGAACGCGATCGCCGCGCCCACGCTGCTCGATTCGGCCAACAATGTCTACGTCGGCGACGACAGCGGCGTGAACTCGGACAATTTCCTCGGCCAGCCGCGCTGGCGCACCCCGGTCGCCGGGGTGCCGGTGACCATGCAGTTCACCGGCGACGGCCACGTCCTCTCGATCACCCAGACCGGCCAGGTGGACGTGCTGGAGCGGCAGACCGGCAAGCGCATGGTGCCCACCGCGCAGCTGCTCGGCGAACCGGACTTCCTGCGCGCCCCCGACCTCACCTGGCCCGCCGCCGGGCAGGGGCTGGACGACTGCGCCACCGGCGGCCCGCGCTGCGCCGTCTCCACCCAGGCGGCGGTGGACGGCGCGAGCGGGCGGATCTACGCGACGGTGTGGGAGCCGGGCCGCCCGGCCGCGGCGCTGGTGGCGCTGCGCTACACCGGCGACCGGATCGAGCGGCTGTGGAGCGCCGAGCTGCTCACCGACGGCGCCGCCGCCGGGCCGACCGTCTCCGCCGACGGCGGCACCGTCTACGTGGGCGACAACAGCGGCAGGCTGCTCGCCCTCGATACCGCCGACGGCCGCACCCGCTGGGCGCACGAGCTGGGCTGGGCCCCGCGCGGCGGGCTCTCGGTCGACGCCGACGGGCTGCTCGTCCCGGCCGGCGACGACGGCTACCTGCTCGCCCTGCGGGACACCGGCGACGCCGTCGAGACCGTCTGGGAGCGCAAGGATCTGGCGCTGCGCGGCACCCCGGTGCAGACCGCGGGCGGCACCGGCTACACGGTGGCCGCGATCGGCGACGGGCTCACCCTCATCACCTTCGACACCGAGACCGGCGCGACCGTCGATTCCGACGTGCTGACAGATGCGCAGGGCACGACCACCGGCACCGCGGTCGGGCCGAAGGGCGAGGTGGTGACGGCGACCAGGATCGGCGAGCTGTTCGTCTTCACGCCGGTGTCGCAGGGGTAG
- a CDS encoding THUMP-like domain-containing protein, producing the protein MGYSFARSDIAFLASAAGRAALAETDGLPLTDGSLLADLGRVRRAHGAAAAALVETVRLRRRAAVKLDGAGEWLFTDDALQQATPSAVARHRAARLAGRAVHDVTCSIGGELAALARCCPTVLGSDLDPVRLDMAAHNLAATAETPPGAAGDGVRGAGTAAERAAEAARPALGPVALVRADALVPCSRDTVIVADPGRRAGGKRTHDPAALQPPLPELLIAYAGRDLVVKCAPGLDFARLDWPGEIELVSLDGGVREACLWSPGLTEPGITRRATVLRTGQPASTLTDADPDDIPERDPGAWIVDPDGAVVRAGLVRQYAARHELWQLDPRIAYLTGDTVPPGTRGFRVIDRFELREKPLRAELRRRDCGPLEILVRGVDLDPDRLRRTLAPSGRTPYTLVVTRIGRAAAVFLCSATPATPA; encoded by the coding sequence TTGGGATACTCCTTCGCGCGCTCGGATATCGCGTTCCTGGCGAGCGCGGCCGGGCGTGCGGCGCTGGCCGAGACGGACGGGTTGCCGCTCACCGACGGGTCGCTGCTAGCCGATCTCGGCCGGGTCAGGCGGGCGCACGGTGCGGCGGCCGCGGCGCTGGTGGAGACGGTGCGGCTGCGGCGGCGCGCCGCCGTCAAGCTGGACGGCGCGGGGGAGTGGCTGTTCACCGACGACGCGCTGCAGCAGGCGACGCCGAGCGCCGTCGCCCGGCATCGGGCGGCCCGGCTCGCCGGGCGCGCGGTGCACGACGTCACCTGCTCGATCGGCGGCGAACTCGCCGCCCTCGCGCGGTGCTGTCCCACCGTCCTCGGCAGCGATCTCGACCCGGTGCGCCTCGACATGGCGGCGCACAACCTCGCCGCCACGGCCGAGACTCCGCCCGGAGCGGCCGGGGACGGTGTCCGCGGGGCGGGCACCGCTGCGGAGCGAGCGGCCGAGGCGGCTCGCCCGGCACTCGGGCCGGTGGCGCTCGTCCGCGCGGACGCGCTGGTTCCGTGCAGCCGCGACACCGTGATCGTGGCCGATCCGGGGCGGCGGGCGGGCGGGAAGCGGACGCACGACCCCGCGGCACTGCAACCGCCGCTACCGGAGCTGCTGATCGCCTACGCGGGCCGCGACCTGGTCGTGAAGTGCGCCCCCGGCCTCGACTTCGCCCGCCTGGACTGGCCCGGCGAGATCGAACTGGTCTCGCTGGACGGCGGCGTCCGCGAAGCCTGCCTCTGGTCGCCTGGGCTCACCGAACCGGGGATCACGCGCCGCGCCACGGTGCTCCGGACCGGGCAGCCGGCGAGCACCCTCACCGACGCCGACCCGGACGACATCCCCGAGCGCGACCCCGGCGCCTGGATCGTCGACCCGGACGGCGCCGTGGTCCGAGCCGGGCTGGTCAGGCAGTACGCCGCCCGGCACGAGCTCTGGCAGCTCGACCCCCGGATCGCCTACCTGACCGGCGACACCGTCCCGCCGGGCACCCGCGGCTTCCGCGTCATCGACCGCTTCGAACTGCGCGAGAAACCCCTCCGCGCCGAACTGCGCCGCCGCGACTGCGGCCCCCTGGAGATCCTGGTCCGCGGCGTCGACCTCGACCCGGACCGCCTGCGCCGCACCCTGGCCCCGAGCGGCCGCACCCCCTATACCCTGGTGGTCACCAGGATCGGCCGCGCCGCCGCGGTCTTCCTGTGTAGCGCTACCCCTGCGACACCGGCGTGA
- a CDS encoding class I SAM-dependent methyltransferase produces the protein MTVRPDDPAPNPHATEAEVEAARGNNKLAQVLYHDWEAETYDDKWSISYDERCIDYARGRFDLAAGRVELPYGRALELGCGTGFFLLNLMQGGIAKSGSVTDLSPGMVKVALRNAEHLGLDVDGRVADAETIPYEDDTFDLVVGHAVLHHIPDVELALKECLRVLKPGGRFVFAGEPTTAGNFYARWLGRITWKITTTITKLPALAGWRRPQSELDESSRAAALEAVVDLHTFEPSELEAIARRAGAVDALAHTEEFAAALWGWPVRTFEAAVPDEKLTMRYRLFQYKAWLKLSALDEKVLHRIVPRRFFYNAMITGVKPGAPAQ, from the coding sequence ACAACAAGCTCGCCCAGGTCCTCTACCACGACTGGGAAGCGGAGACCTACGACGACAAGTGGTCGATCTCCTACGACGAGCGGTGTATCGACTACGCGCGCGGCCGCTTCGACCTCGCGGCGGGCCGGGTCGAGCTGCCCTACGGCCGCGCCCTCGAGCTCGGCTGCGGCACCGGCTTCTTCCTGCTGAACCTGATGCAGGGCGGGATCGCCAAGAGCGGCTCGGTCACCGACCTCTCGCCGGGCATGGTGAAGGTCGCGCTGCGCAACGCGGAGCACCTGGGGCTCGACGTGGACGGCCGGGTGGCCGACGCCGAGACCATCCCGTACGAGGACGACACCTTCGACCTGGTGGTCGGGCACGCCGTGCTGCACCACATCCCCGACGTGGAGCTGGCGCTGAAGGAGTGCCTGCGGGTGCTCAAGCCGGGCGGCCGCTTCGTCTTCGCCGGCGAGCCGACCACCGCGGGCAACTTCTACGCCCGCTGGCTCGGCCGGATCACCTGGAAGATCACCACCACGATCACCAAGCTGCCCGCGCTCGCGGGCTGGCGGCGCCCGCAGTCCGAACTGGACGAGTCGTCGCGGGCCGCGGCGCTGGAGGCCGTTGTCGACCTGCACACCTTCGAGCCGAGCGAGCTGGAGGCCATCGCCCGCCGGGCGGGCGCGGTGGACGCGCTCGCACATACCGAGGAGTTCGCGGCGGCGCTCTGGGGCTGGCCGGTGCGCACCTTCGAGGCGGCCGTGCCGGACGAGAAGCTCACCATGCGGTACCGGTTGTTCCAGTACAAGGCGTGGCTCAAGCTGAGCGCGCTGGACGAGAAGGTGCTGCACCGGATCGTGCCGCGGCGTTTCTTCTACAACGCCATGATCACCGGTGTGAAGCCGGGCGCACCGGCCCAGTAG